The Pseudomonas sp. KU26590 genomic sequence GGGCGCGAGGGGTTAGAATCGAGCCCTTACCCCGAGTGCGAAGTTATGTCCCAAGAGCTTACGTCCGAGCAGATCCAGCAGGCGTTACAAGGCATCAGCGTTCCGCCCCAGCCGCAAATCATGGTGGATTTGCAGATGGAGCAGTACATGCCCGACCCTGACCTGGGTGCCATCGCCCGGTTGATCGCCCAGGATCCGGGGCTCTCCGGCGCGCTGCTGAAAATCGTCAACTCCAGCCATTACGGACTGACCAACAAAATCGCTTCAATTCAACGGGCGGTGAATCTGCTCGGCAGTCGCTCGGTCATCAACCTGATCAACGCGCAGTCGATCAAGGGCGAGATGAGCGACGAAACCATCGTCGTGCTCAACCGTTTCTGGGACACCGCGCAAGACGTGGCGATGACCAGTCTGACGATCGCCAAGCGCATCGGCTCGCAAACAGTCGACGAATCCTACGCGCTGGGTCTGTTTCATGACTGTGGCGTGCCGCTGATGATCAAGCGGTTCCCCGATTACATGAGCGTGCTCGAAGAAGCCTATTCCAACGCCACCGCCGAGTGCCGGGTGGTCGACACCGAGAACAGGCTGCTGAACACCAATCACGCCGTTGTCGGTTATTTCACCGCCAAGTCCTGGCGTTTGCCTGAACATGTCAGCAATGCGATCGCCAATCACCACAATGCGCTGGCGATTTTTCAGGACGATTCGGGTCGCAATGCACCTCTGAAAAACATGCTGGCCATCTTGAAAATGGCCGAGCACGTCTGCGAGTCCCACCGGGTCCTTGGCAACGAGCCCGTCGACCACGAGTGGAACAGCATTGGTCATCTGGTCCTCGACTACGTCGGTTTGTCCGGCTACGACTTCGAAAACCTCAAAGAAAGCATTCGTGAGCTGAGCGCGCACTGACCCTGCCCGCCTGACCTCGCCCTTCATAGAGCTGCCGCATGCCTGAGTTACCTGAAGTCGAAACCACCCGCCGGGGCATCGCGCCGCATCTGGTGGGCCAGCGCGTCAGCCGGGTGATCGTGCGTGATCGTCGCCTGCGCTGGCCAATCCCCGAAGACCTCGACGTGCGCTTGTCGGGGCAGAAAATCATGGCCGTCGAGCGTCGTGCCAAGTACCTGCTGATCCAGGCGGAGGTCGGCACCTTGATCAGCCACCTCGGCATGTCGGGCAATCTGCGCCTGGTGGACGCCGGTTTGCCGCCGCTCAAGCACGAGCACGTCGACATCGAACTCGAGTCCGGCCTGGCCTTGCGCTACACCGACCCTCGGCGTTTCGGCGCCATGCTTTGGAGCCTTGATCCGCTCAACCACGAATTGCTCGCGCGACTCGGGCCGGAACCGCTGACGGACGTGTTCGATGGTCTGCGGCTGTTAGAGCTGTCGCGCGGCCGGGCGATGGCGGTCAAGCCGTTCATCATGGACAACGCGATCGTCGTGGGCGTCGGCAATATCTATGCGACCGAAGCACTGTTCGCCGCCGGCATTGATCCGCGCCGCGCCGCCGGGAGCGTTTCCAAGGCACGCTATATAAAGCTGGCGATTGAAATCAAACGCATCCTGGCCGCAGCCATCGAGCGGGGCGGTACGACGTTGCGTGACTTCATCGGCGGGGACGGCCAGCCCGGCTACTTCCAGCAGGAGCTGTTCGCCTACGGACGCCGCGAGCAGCCGTGCAAGGTGTGCGGGACCACGCTGCGAGAAGTGAAGCTGGGGCAGAGGGCGAGCGTTTACTGCTCGAAGTGCCAGAAGTAGTTCCCGACGGCAGGAAGTAGCGCGGTCGGCCGGAATGACTGACCGCCGCGTGATCCCCAAGGACTATCCGATCCCTCCTACAGGGCGTGTGTCGTCAATGAGACACGCCGCCCCTTGCGTAAGCCTCTGCCCTGTTTATAGTGAACAGCTTCATATCTGCCTCAGCCTGAAGGACCATGCCATGAGCCCGTTTCGCATGCTTGCTGTCACGTTGGCCGTGTTATTCGGCTTGCAATTCACCCCTGCGATGGCTCAGGACGCGACCGGCAGTGGTGATCCCGTCTACGAAATCGAAAGTCCTCCCGCCTACGCCATGATCGGCGACCTGCTGATTGCGCGGCCTATTCTCATCGCTGCCACCATCATTGGCGCCGGGTTGTTTGTGGTTTCACTGCCGTTCACCGCTGCAGGCGGCGGCATTGGCCGCACCGGCAAGGCGCTGGTCGTGGATCCGGGCAAGGCGGCATTCGTCCGCTGCCTGGGTTGCACCGGTGACGGCTACGGCAAGCAGGACTGATCGGCGCAGTTGCGCATCAGCTTCAGCGCGCCATCGGGTTTGAAGGTCGTCGAAACGCCAATGCCCCGCGGGTCACTGGCCGCTTCGACCCGGGCACTGTTCTTGTGCCACAGTAGCACCTGCTGATTGCCAAAATCCTTCGCCGTCTCCTTCAGCGCATAACCGCGCTCGTGCAGGTCAGCCAATTCCTGCTCTGTAAATGTGCCCGGCTCATACTCGACCACATCCGGCGTGAACTGGTGGTGATAACGCGGCGTCGATGCCCAGCTGGCAATGGGCTGATCGTCCAGGTACTGCAGCATTGACAGCAGCACCATGCTGGGGATGCGGCTGCCCCCCGAGGTGCCGAAGGCGGCGAGCGATTGCGGACCTTCGATGAAGCTCGGGCTCATGCTTGAGATCGGTCGCTTACCCGGCTCAATGGCATTGGCATGCCCACCGGCTGACGCCGAGTTGCCCTGACCTTTGGGGTCGATGGCAAAGTCGTCCATCTCATCGTTGAGGATGATCCCGGTGCCGGGCACTGTAAACGCCGAGCCGAACGGCAGATTCAGCGACAGTGTCGCCGTCACGGCGTTGCCTTCGTTGTCCAGTACGGCGAAATGACTGGTGTTGTCGCCCTCACGCCAGCGCGGTGCGGGCGCCAGGGTGTTGTTGGGCGTGGCGCGGTGGGCGTCGATGCTGGTGGTCAGTTTGAGCAAGTAGTCGGTGGAAAGGAGTTGAGCCACGGGGGTGGGCACGAAGTCCGGGTCCCCCAGCAACACACGATCACGATAAGCGCGGCGCAGCGCCTCGATCACAAAGTGCGCCCGCTGGATTTTCCCCGACTCCCGCCACGGCAGCTGTTGCAGCATGAACAGGCTTTGCGCCAGAACAATGCCACCTGCCGAGGGCGGCGGTGCGCTGATCAGCTCCCGTTGATCGGCCATCTGAACGCGCAAAGGCGTGCGCGTGATGACTT encodes the following:
- a CDS encoding HDOD domain-containing protein — protein: MSQELTSEQIQQALQGISVPPQPQIMVDLQMEQYMPDPDLGAIARLIAQDPGLSGALLKIVNSSHYGLTNKIASIQRAVNLLGSRSVINLINAQSIKGEMSDETIVVLNRFWDTAQDVAMTSLTIAKRIGSQTVDESYALGLFHDCGVPLMIKRFPDYMSVLEEAYSNATAECRVVDTENRLLNTNHAVVGYFTAKSWRLPEHVSNAIANHHNALAIFQDDSGRNAPLKNMLAILKMAEHVCESHRVLGNEPVDHEWNSIGHLVLDYVGLSGYDFENLKESIRELSAH
- the mutM gene encoding bifunctional DNA-formamidopyrimidine glycosylase/DNA-(apurinic or apyrimidinic site) lyase, whose amino-acid sequence is MPELPEVETTRRGIAPHLVGQRVSRVIVRDRRLRWPIPEDLDVRLSGQKIMAVERRAKYLLIQAEVGTLISHLGMSGNLRLVDAGLPPLKHEHVDIELESGLALRYTDPRRFGAMLWSLDPLNHELLARLGPEPLTDVFDGLRLLELSRGRAMAVKPFIMDNAIVVGVGNIYATEALFAAGIDPRRAAGSVSKARYIKLAIEIKRILAAAIERGGTTLRDFIGGDGQPGYFQQELFAYGRREQPCKVCGTTLREVKLGQRASVYCSKCQK
- a CDS encoding multidrug transporter, coding for MSPFRMLAVTLAVLFGLQFTPAMAQDATGSGDPVYEIESPPAYAMIGDLLIARPILIAATIIGAGLFVVSLPFTAAGGGIGRTGKALVVDPGKAAFVRCLGCTGDGYGKQD
- the ggt gene encoding gamma-glutamyltransferase yields the protein MISMLERIPVLSGAVLLLCFFSAQASPDHPDQAAIASPHSIATAAGQEILVDGGNAFDAAIAISATLAVVEPYGSGLGGGGFFLLRQSGDPVQYQFLDAREKAPLKSKPKMFHRNGILQPDLSLNGPLAAAIPGLPAALVELAQRYGRLPLSISLAPAIRVAHRGFKVDSVYRERASWRLFALRNNKESARLFLRNNDVPNLGDVITQPELAQTLERLADNGRAGFYSGLVAQAMVSGVRRAGGIWNYHDFEEYEVITRTPLRVQMADQRELISAPPPSAGGIVLAQSLFMLQQLPWRESGKIQRAHFVIEALRRAYRDRVLLGDPDFVPTPVAQLLSTDYLLKLTTSIDAHRATPNNTLAPAPRWREGDNTSHFAVLDNEGNAVTATLSLNLPFGSAFTVPGTGIILNDEMDDFAIDPKGQGNSASAGGHANAIEPGKRPISSMSPSFIEGPQSLAAFGTSGGSRIPSMVLLSMLQYLDDQPIASWASTPRYHHQFTPDVVEYEPGTFTEQELADLHERGYALKETAKDFGNQQVLLWHKNSARVEAASDPRGIGVSTTFKPDGALKLMRNCADQSCLP